The segment ACGAAGAAGAAAATCTCCCGAACAAAAAAAGTACTGCTTCTAATCCTAACCATCACGGTTATAGGACTCATAATTCCAGAGGATTTTAAAATTCCGGTAGTTGGTGCTACTAAAGACAGTTATAATAAAGAGTCCTTTTGGTATTATCCATGGGGAAAATCAGGAACTCACAAAGGGGTTGATATATTTGCTAAAACCGGCACACCAATTATTTCTTCAACTAAAGGTCTTGTTCTTTACTGTGGGCAAATTAGCATGGGTGGTAATGTTATTGCGGTCTTGGGACCAAAATGGAGAATCCACTATTACGCACATTTGGACGAAATAAAAACACATGCTTTTTCATTCGTTGGGCATAAAGACATAATTGGTACTGTTGGGACTTCAGGAAATGCAAAAGGAAAAACCCCGCATTTACATTATACAATCTCTACCTTAATTCCCTATTTGTGGCGCATTGATTCTGACCATCAAGGTTGGAAAAAAATGTGGCATTTAAATCCAATTGAAAAACTTAATAGAAAAACCAGCTATTAACAATGTCTAGGCTTTCTGTGGTTTCTTTCTAGCAGTAACATAACATTTTACTATGAATGCTTTCATTGCATTTATTTTTTAAACTTGTTAATATTTTTAATGATAGAATTCTCAAAGGTTTTGAATGAAAAATACTGTATTGCAGGAAATAAAGTAGAGCCTTTGCCCACGGGATGATTGAAATTTGGGTTTCCATTTTCAACAAGTTTCAATAGTGTTTCAACAACAGGAGTAGGTTCGGGTGCATTATCAAATAAATCTTTTGTATAAGCTGTAAGTTTTGTGCGATATCCGTCATAATCACTTATTTTATTATCCGCAACTATAGAGTTAGTGACAATGTTGGTTTTGAAGCCCACTGGCTCAACCATAGAAACTTTTATATTAAATTCATTTAGTTCGAAACGCAACGCTCTGAAATAACCTTCAAGTGCGTGCTTGGAAGCACCATAAAAAGAACCGCCCGGAAGACTGATTAACCCCATTATTGAGCCTACAGTAATTATTTTGCCAAAGCGTTGCTTTCTAAAATAGGGCAACAATTCATTGGTTAACTTTACCGTCCCCCAAAAATTAGTATCAAATTGCTTCATGCCTTGTTCAATAGAAGTTTCTTCTGCAAGTCCAGACAAATAAAAACCTGCATTGTTTATCAATACATCTAATTGGTTGATTTTAGTAAAAAGTTGCTTACCAAACGACTTAATAGAATCCTCGTTAGTAATGTCTAATGCTACCATTTTAAATGGCACTGATGATTGTGTCTTTTCGGGATTACGACTCGTGCCAATCACATTGTAACCTCTTTCATGTAGCTTGTTTGCCAGTAGCAGGCCGAAGCCGGAAGAAGCGCCGGTAACTAAAATATTTTGTTTCATTTTCATAATTTTAAATAATTAATTTATAAATTTGCTTGCGTTTTGCAAGTGCAAATATACAAACTACTTTTAATTTGCAAGTGGTTTTTAAAATTATTTTTATGAATACTGTAAAAAAAAGATCTGAATGTCCGTTAAGTTGCTCCCTTGATGTATTTGGTGATAAATGGTCGTTACTAATTATTAGGGATTTAATGTTTAATAAAAAAAATACTTATGGTGATTTCTTAAAATCGTCAGAAGGCATAGCGACCAATATCTTGGCTTCTCGATTACAAGCTCTTGAAGAAAATAAGATTATTGAAAAATTGCCACACCCCGAAAGTAAAGCAAAAGTTATGTATAAACTCACTCAAAAGGGGATTGACTTATTGCCTATTTTGGTTGAAGTTTATTTATGGTCTGAAAAATATTTAAGCATTCCTAATGACATTAAGACAACAATTAAAGAAACAAAAAAAGACAAAGAGGAATTTATAAAATTAATGACAAAAGAGTTGAAGAAACAACTTAAATCATAAAGTAGCTACTAAAGAGAGTTTACTGCAACTGCTCCGCAATTACGTTTTCTGCGGTTTCTTTCTGGCAGCAGGAAATAACACATTATTCAAAATCAATCGGAAGCCCGGAGAGTTTGGATGCAAGTCTAAAACGGTTGGCTCATCTCCTACCCGGTGTTGGTAATCTTCGGGATCGTGACCACCATAAAAGGTAAAAAATCCTTTTCCTTTTTGTCCGTGAATATAACGCGCTTCGTCATTCAATTCGTTTTTTCCTAAAACCAACACGCTTGACTTTATCAATTCGTTATCGAAAGCCGTGGTTTGTCCCATAAAACCTTTTACCAATTGGGTGTGGTTTTGGCACAGCATACTCGGAATGACATCCCATTTAGCCGAAAATTCCATCAAAGTGAAATAATCTTTTTCAAAAGGAATTCGACGTTTTTCGGTCATATCAATATCCGAAAACTCATAGTGATCGGGCTTTCTGTCTAATATAAAATTTTTGAATGCAAAGGTTTTTGAATAATCAATTTTAGATTGGTAATTTGATTCGCTGTCATCACCGTCAAACATGGGTTCACAAATATCAACACCTTCAGCGGAAAGCGCAATATCAAAACTATCCGTTGCAGAACACATGGCAAACATGAATCCACCGCCAATGACAAAATCCCGAATCTTTTTGGCTACAGCCAATTTATCCTGAGACACTTTAGCGAAACCTAATTTGGCCGCCAAAGCTTCGGCATCTTTCTTTTGTTCAATATACCAAGGCGCATTGCGATACGCTCCGTAAAACTTACCGTATTGGCCTGTAAAATCCTCGTGATGTAAATGCAGCCAATCGTATAACAACAATTGATCACTCAGCACTTCTTCATCGTAAACCACTTTAAACGGAATTTCAGCATAAGTCAAAACCATAGTCACCGCATCATCCCAAGGCTGTTTTCCCGGTGGCGAATAAACCGCAATTTTGGGAGCCTTTTCCAAAACTACGGTTTCCATATTTTGTGACGGACTTGAAATATCAGCTAATAAAGACTGCATTTCTGCGTCTGATAAGACTTCAAAACTCACACCTCTGATTTGACATTCTTTTCTGATTTCGGGAGCATCTGGCAATAAAAAAGAACCGCCGCGATAGTTTAACAACCAACTGGCTTTGTATTGTTTGTCTAATGCCCAATAGGTAATTCCGTATGCTTTAAGATGATTTTTTTGGGTGCTCTCATCCATTGGCAACAAAATAAAATTTGCCTTAGCGGAAAAGGAAATCAGTATTAGAAAAATATAGAGTGACTTTTTAAACATCTTTAGTGAAATAATAAGCTCAAAGATAACAGTTTTACTGTGAAGAAAAACATAAAAAAACCCGAGATTAATCGGGTTTAAATTTTTAAAATGGAACATCGCTGTCGTCATCATTGGAATTGATATTGCTTCCAAAAGCTTCATTCGGCGACGGTAAATTTTTCGTCATAAACGGATTATCATCGTGATTCATTTTTGATGGCAAATCGTCAAAAGCACTTCCGTATTCTTCAAGGTTATCAAACTTACCAAGATTTCCGATGAATTTCAATCGGATACTTTCTAGCGAACCGTTTCTGTGCTTGGCTATAATAAATTCGGCCTGACCGGCAGTTGGTGTTTGCTCTTCATCATCCCATTCATCAATTTTGTAATATTCAGGACGATAAATAAACGAAACGATATCGGCATCCTGCTCAATCGCACCCGATTCACGTAAGTCAGAAAGCAAAGGTCTTTTGCTCGAACCACGCGTTTCAACCGCACGCGATAATTGAGACAAGGCAATTACCGGAACTTCTAATTCTTTGGCTAATGCTTTTAGATTTCTGGAAATAGTTGAGATTTCCTGCTCACGATTACCGCCTCCTTTTCCGTTGCTTCCGCCGGCGGTCATCAATTGAAGGTAATCGACAATGATTAGTTTTATTCCGTGTTGTGATGACAAACGACGTGCTTTTGCTCTTAAATCAAAGATGGAAAGCGATGGTGAATCATCAATATATAATGGCGCTTTTTCCAAATCTTTTACTTTGGTAGAAAGCTGTTCCCACTCGTGTTTTTCTAATTTTCCGGTTCTTAATTTCTCGGAAGACAAACCCGTTTCAGATGAAATCAAACGTGTGATTAACTGTACTGATGACATCTCTAATGAAAACAATGCTACAGGCTGACCAAAATCGATGGCAATATTTCGTGCCATTGAAAGTACGAATGCGGTTTTACCCATACCTGGACGGGCAGCAATAATAATCAAATCGGAAGGCTGCCAACCCGAAGTTACTTTGTCTAATTTCTCAAAACCAGTTGCGATTCCGCTTAGACCTTCTTTATTTGCGATTTCTTCGATTCGCTTTTTGGCTTGGATTACCAAACTTTGCGCTGTTTCAGAACTACGCTTGATGTTTCCCTGCGTTACTTCATAAAGTTTAGATTCGGCTTTGTCTAACAAATCAAAAACATCTGTAGTTTCATCATACGACTCTTCGATGATTTCGGAAGAGATTTTTATTAAGCTTCGCTGAATGTATTTCTGTAAAATAATTCGGGAATGAAACTCGATGTGTGCTGAAGAAGATATCTTTTGCGTAAGCTGAATCAGGTAAAAATCGCCTCCGGCCAAATCTAATTTGGCGTTCTTTTTTAGCTGAGCCGAAACTGTTAATAAGTCAATAGGCTGAGAATCTGTGAATAACTGAAAAATAGCTTCAAAAATATGCTTGTGTGCTTCCTTGTAAAAAGCATCAGGCTGCAGTATATCGATAACCTCATCAACCCCTTTTTTATCAATCATCATCGCACCAAGCACAGCTTCCTCCAGGTCGAGCACTTGTGGTGGCAGCTTTCCTTTTTCTAAGTTTATAATAGTAGTTTTATCTACTTTTATAGGGTTCATATTTCTGAGATTTTCCATGTAGCGAAAGTAACCTTTTTGTTAGTTTAATTATAATCTAGTTATAAGATAGATGTGTTTATAAGTTTCTTTTTTTTGTTAACAACCAAAAAAAAATCCGAAACTGTAGGGCTTCGGATTTTAGTATAATTTATAAGAATTTACTCCTTGTATTCGCCCATTTTACTGTATTTATCCATCCTTTGAGCTACTAACTCTTCTGTTGATAAATCTTTCAATTCGTTAAACGCTTTCATGATATATTGTTCAACAGTTTTGAAAGCGGTTTCTTTATCATAATGTGCTCCGCCAAGTGGTTCCGGGATAACATCATCAACCAGTTTCATTTTTTTCATATCGGTTGAAGTCAGTTTCAAAGCTTCAGCAGCTTGTTCTTTATATTCCCAGCTTTTCCATAAAATTGATGAACATGATTCAGGTGAGATAACAGAATACCAAGTATTTTCCATCATTAAAACTCTGTCTCCAACTCCAATTCCCAATGCTCCACCGGAAGCGCCTTCTCCAATGATCACACAAATGATTGGCACTTTAAGACGAACCATTTCAAGAATGTTTCTGGCAATAGCTTCTCCTTGTCCTCGTTCTTCAGCTTCCAATCCTGGAAAAGCTCCCGGAGTATCAATTAAAGTTACTACAGGAAGATTAAACTTTTCTGCCATTTTCATCAAACGCAATGCTTTACGATATCCTTCCGGACTTGCCATACCGAAATTACGCAACTGACGCATTTTGGTATTGATTCCTTTTTGTTGTCCGATAAGCATAAAAGACTGCCCATCTATTTGGCCTAAACCACCAACCATGGCTTTGTCATCTTTAAAATTCCTGTCTCCAAAAAGTTCTAAAAAAGTCCCTTTAGTTAAGTTGGTAATATGCTCTAAAGTATAAGGTCTGTTTGGATGACGTGATAATTGTACACGTTGCCAAGCGGTAAGATTTTTGTATATTTTTCTTTTAGTTTCTTCTAATTTTTTTTCAATTTGCTTGCAGGTTGCAGTGACATCTACATTTGATTCGGCACCAATTATCTGGCATTTATCGAGTTGCTCTTCTAGTTCTTTGATAGGAAGTTCAAAATCTAAATATTCCATAGGGTTTGTTTTATTTCGCTGCGCTCCATACAATTCGGCTACGCCTCGGGTGTTTTGATTTAATCGAATAGCAAATATAAAATTTTAAATTGTGATAAAAAGCACTTTTCACAGATTATTGCAAACAAAATTAATCGTATTACAATGCGGGTTTAGTTTCTTTTTTTATAGCTTTTTATAACCGAATTTAACAAAACTGTAAGCAAAATAATGATGGCGCCAATATAAAACTCAAGGCTCATTCTTTCCTTTTCTTTGAATACTAATACCGCTAAAACGATTCCGTAAATAGGTTCCAAATTAATAGTAAGCATCACGGTATAAGGGCTTAAAAATTTCATTATTGCAGTGGAAGCTATAAAAGCATAGGCTGTGCAGACCGAACTTAAAATCATTAAATACATCAAATCTTTAGTCGAAAGTGAAAAGAAAGTTGGTGTAAAACTATGGGTAAAT is part of the Flavobacterium sangjuense genome and harbors:
- a CDS encoding M23 family metallopeptidase, with the protein product MTKKKISRTKKVLLLILTITVIGLIIPEDFKIPVVGATKDSYNKESFWYYPWGKSGTHKGVDIFAKTGTPIISSTKGLVLYCGQISMGGNVIAVLGPKWRIHYYAHLDEIKTHAFSFVGHKDIIGTVGTSGNAKGKTPHLHYTISTLIPYLWRIDSDHQGWKKMWHLNPIEKLNRKTSY
- a CDS encoding winged helix-turn-helix transcriptional regulator → MNTVKKRSECPLSCSLDVFGDKWSLLIIRDLMFNKKNTYGDFLKSSEGIATNILASRLQALEENKIIEKLPHPESKAKVMYKLTQKGIDLLPILVEVYLWSEKYLSIPNDIKTTIKETKKDKEEFIKLMTKELKKQLKS
- a CDS encoding acetyl-CoA carboxylase carboxyltransferase subunit alpha, encoding MEYLDFELPIKELEEQLDKCQIIGAESNVDVTATCKQIEKKLEETKRKIYKNLTAWQRVQLSRHPNRPYTLEHITNLTKGTFLELFGDRNFKDDKAMVGGLGQIDGQSFMLIGQQKGINTKMRQLRNFGMASPEGYRKALRLMKMAEKFNLPVVTLIDTPGAFPGLEAEERGQGEAIARNILEMVRLKVPIICVIIGEGASGGALGIGVGDRVLMMENTWYSVISPESCSSILWKSWEYKEQAAEALKLTSTDMKKMKLVDDVIPEPLGGAHYDKETAFKTVEQYIMKAFNELKDLSTEELVAQRMDKYSKMGEYKE
- a CDS encoding SDR family NAD(P)-dependent oxidoreductase, with translation MKQNILVTGASSGFGLLLANKLHERGYNVIGTSRNPEKTQSSVPFKMVALDITNEDSIKSFGKQLFTKINQLDVLINNAGFYLSGLAEETSIEQGMKQFDTNFWGTVKLTNELLPYFRKQRFGKIITVGSIMGLISLPGGSFYGASKHALEGYFRALRFELNEFNIKVSMVEPVGFKTNIVTNSIVADNKISDYDGYRTKLTAYTKDLFDNAPEPTPVVETLLKLVENGNPNFNHPVGKGSTLFPAIQYFSFKTFENSIIKNINKFKK
- a CDS encoding asparagine synthetase B; translated protein: MFKKSLYIFLILISFSAKANFILLPMDESTQKNHLKAYGITYWALDKQYKASWLLNYRGGSFLLPDAPEIRKECQIRGVSFEVLSDAEMQSLLADISSPSQNMETVVLEKAPKIAVYSPPGKQPWDDAVTMVLTYAEIPFKVVYDEEVLSDQLLLYDWLHLHHEDFTGQYGKFYGAYRNAPWYIEQKKDAEALAAKLGFAKVSQDKLAVAKKIRDFVIGGGFMFAMCSATDSFDIALSAEGVDICEPMFDGDDSESNYQSKIDYSKTFAFKNFILDRKPDHYEFSDIDMTEKRRIPFEKDYFTLMEFSAKWDVIPSMLCQNHTQLVKGFMGQTTAFDNELIKSSVLVLGKNELNDEARYIHGQKGKGFFTFYGGHDPEDYQHRVGDEPTVLDLHPNSPGFRLILNNVLFPAARKKPQKT
- the dnaB gene encoding replicative DNA helicase produces the protein MENLRNMNPIKVDKTTIINLEKGKLPPQVLDLEEAVLGAMMIDKKGVDEVIDILQPDAFYKEAHKHIFEAIFQLFTDSQPIDLLTVSAQLKKNAKLDLAGGDFYLIQLTQKISSSAHIEFHSRIILQKYIQRSLIKISSEIIEESYDETTDVFDLLDKAESKLYEVTQGNIKRSSETAQSLVIQAKKRIEEIANKEGLSGIATGFEKLDKVTSGWQPSDLIIIAARPGMGKTAFVLSMARNIAIDFGQPVALFSLEMSSVQLITRLISSETGLSSEKLRTGKLEKHEWEQLSTKVKDLEKAPLYIDDSPSLSIFDLRAKARRLSSQHGIKLIIVDYLQLMTAGGSNGKGGGNREQEISTISRNLKALAKELEVPVIALSQLSRAVETRGSSKRPLLSDLRESGAIEQDADIVSFIYRPEYYKIDEWDDEEQTPTAGQAEFIIAKHRNGSLESIRLKFIGNLGKFDNLEEYGSAFDDLPSKMNHDDNPFMTKNLPSPNEAFGSNINSNDDDSDVPF